In the genome of Conger conger chromosome 8, fConCon1.1, whole genome shotgun sequence, one region contains:
- the atoh8 gene encoding transcription factor atoh8 isoform X4 yields the protein MYRCLEASYMNNSDEASPRKRLGETSAVVTEIKAIQQTRRLLANARERTRVHTISAAFEALRKQVPCYSYGQKLSKLAILRIACNYILSLAQLAELDYSPDHSNVSFAECVEQCTRTLQAEGRSKKRKE from the exons ATGTACAGGTGCCTGGAG GCGTCTTACATGAATAATAGCGACGAGGCATCGCCAAGGAAACGGCTGGGAGAAACGTCTGCCGTCGTCACTGAGATCAAAGCCATTCAGCAGACACGGAGGCTGCTGGCTAACGCTCGAGAGAGGACCCGTGTGCATACCATCAGTGCCGCCTTTGAGGCGCTAAGAAAGCAG GTGCCCTGCTACTCCTATGGTCAGAAGCTCTCCAAGCTGGCCATCCTGAGAATTGCCTGCAACTACATCCTCTCACTGGCCCAGCTGGCAGAGCTTGACTACAGCCCTGACCACAGCAATGTTAGTTTCGcagagtgtgtggagcagtgcacgagaacactgcaGGCTGAGGGCCGGTCCAAGAAGAGGAAG
- the atoh8 gene encoding transcription factor atoh8 isoform X3, giving the protein MTARIARSSTRGHTLQTTSGYNFIPQASYMNNSDEASPRKRLGETSAVVTEIKAIQQTRRLLANARERTRVHTISAAFEALRKQVPCYSYGQKLSKLAILRIACNYILSLAQLAELDYSPDHSNVSFAECVEQCTRTLQAEGRSKKRKE; this is encoded by the exons ATGACAGCACGAATCGCCAGGAGCAGCACGCGCGGACACACGCTACAGACAACGTCAGGCTATAATTTTA TCCCACAGGCGTCTTACATGAATAATAGCGACGAGGCATCGCCAAGGAAACGGCTGGGAGAAACGTCTGCCGTCGTCACTGAGATCAAAGCCATTCAGCAGACACGGAGGCTGCTGGCTAACGCTCGAGAGAGGACCCGTGTGCATACCATCAGTGCCGCCTTTGAGGCGCTAAGAAAGCAG GTGCCCTGCTACTCCTATGGTCAGAAGCTCTCCAAGCTGGCCATCCTGAGAATTGCCTGCAACTACATCCTCTCACTGGCCCAGCTGGCAGAGCTTGACTACAGCCCTGACCACAGCAATGTTAGTTTCGcagagtgtgtggagcagtgcacgagaacactgcaGGCTGAGGGCCGGTCCAAGAAGAGGAAG
- the atoh8 gene encoding transcription factor atoh8 isoform X2, with product MKNTQQGNWKTIYGKQMTGIKKFKRKGRDPVKHVNAFESLTHEPEMNEDSNRSLLVETSRSKSLERLHDRDTDADHKAPPRRNSNTAIDMSVSSLSSVAGRLASSQSQPSSPASAKDTFRNASPQASYMNNSDEASPRKRLGETSAVVTEIKAIQQTRRLLANARERTRVHTISAAFEALRKQVPCYSYGQKLSKLAILRIACNYILSLAQLAELDYSPDHSNVSFAECVEQCTRTLQAEGRSKKRKE from the exons ATGAAGAACACTCAACAGGGCAACTGGAAAACGATTTACGGCAAGCAGATGACAGGGATCAAAAAGTTTAAACGAAAAGGGAGAGATCCAGTAAAACATGTCAACGCATTTGAAAGCTTAACGCATGAACCTGAAATGAATGAGGATTCGAACAGAAGTCTCTTGGTAGAGACGAGCAGAAGCAAGAGTTTGGAGAGACTGCATGATCGGGACACTGATGCGGACCACAAAGCGCCCCCAAGAAGAAACTCTAATACAGCTATCGATATGAGTGTTAGTTCTTTATCTTCCGTGGCTGGGCGCCTAGCTTCATCTCAATCCCAGCCGTCGTCTCCAGCTTCAGCTAAGGACACCTTCAGAAACGCATCCCCGCAG GCGTCTTACATGAATAATAGCGACGAGGCATCGCCAAGGAAACGGCTGGGAGAAACGTCTGCCGTCGTCACTGAGATCAAAGCCATTCAGCAGACACGGAGGCTGCTGGCTAACGCTCGAGAGAGGACCCGTGTGCATACCATCAGTGCCGCCTTTGAGGCGCTAAGAAAGCAG GTGCCCTGCTACTCCTATGGTCAGAAGCTCTCCAAGCTGGCCATCCTGAGAATTGCCTGCAACTACATCCTCTCACTGGCCCAGCTGGCAGAGCTTGACTACAGCCCTGACCACAGCAATGTTAGTTTCGcagagtgtgtggagcagtgcacgagaacactgcaGGCTGAGGGCCGGTCCAAGAAGAGGAAG
- the atoh8 gene encoding transcription factor atoh8 isoform X1, with the protein MKNTQQGNWKTIYGKQMTGIKKFKRKGRDPVKHVNAFESLTHEPEMNEDSNRSLLVETSRSKSLERLHDRDTDADHKAPPRRNSNTAIDMSVSSLSSVAGRLASSQSQPSSPASAKDTFRNASPQVTSFDHQQPFAPDRSFQSRIVLCQRLSERSFSSVPQASYMNNSDEASPRKRLGETSAVVTEIKAIQQTRRLLANARERTRVHTISAAFEALRKQVPCYSYGQKLSKLAILRIACNYILSLAQLAELDYSPDHSNVSFAECVEQCTRTLQAEGRSKKRKE; encoded by the exons ATGAAGAACACTCAACAGGGCAACTGGAAAACGATTTACGGCAAGCAGATGACAGGGATCAAAAAGTTTAAACGAAAAGGGAGAGATCCAGTAAAACATGTCAACGCATTTGAAAGCTTAACGCATGAACCTGAAATGAATGAGGATTCGAACAGAAGTCTCTTGGTAGAGACGAGCAGAAGCAAGAGTTTGGAGAGACTGCATGATCGGGACACTGATGCGGACCACAAAGCGCCCCCAAGAAGAAACTCTAATACAGCTATCGATATGAGTGTTAGTTCTTTATCTTCCGTGGCTGGGCGCCTAGCTTCATCTCAATCCCAGCCGTCGTCTCCAGCTTCAGCTAAGGACACCTTCAGAAACGCATCCCCGCAGGTCACCAGCTTTGACCATCAGCAGCCGTTTGCGCCAGATCGCTCTTTCCAATCGCGGATTGTATTGTGCCAACGTTTATCTGAGAGATCTTTCTCGTCAGTCCCACAGGCGTCTTACATGAATAATAGCGACGAGGCATCGCCAAGGAAACGGCTGGGAGAAACGTCTGCCGTCGTCACTGAGATCAAAGCCATTCAGCAGACACGGAGGCTGCTGGCTAACGCTCGAGAGAGGACCCGTGTGCATACCATCAGTGCCGCCTTTGAGGCGCTAAGAAAGCAG GTGCCCTGCTACTCCTATGGTCAGAAGCTCTCCAAGCTGGCCATCCTGAGAATTGCCTGCAACTACATCCTCTCACTGGCCCAGCTGGCAGAGCTTGACTACAGCCCTGACCACAGCAATGTTAGTTTCGcagagtgtgtggagcagtgcacgagaacactgcaGGCTGAGGGCCGGTCCAAGAAGAGGAAG